CAAAAGGCACTTGAATCACCATAAAAATGGGAATATAACCCACAAACATGCATGAGAACTACAAAACAAAATCTAAACATATGAATCCTCCTGATACAAACGGACACTGGAGTTACTACATCAAGATGAATATCGGACTTTAGAAATAAAACGAAAAcacaatacaaaacaaacatagAACTCATGTCTTCACACTAAGATGGCATTGAGACGACAAACTTGCATTTGCATATCCAGATCTATCAGTTTGAAACAGCATCCAAAATAGACATGGCAATCTGAGTCAACATTAAAGCAAATTTGGAAGTATAGACAAATCCGAATGTAGATAGAAAGAAATCAAccatcaacatcatcatctttATCATCGTCGCACTGATGTTGTCAATCAATAAACACACAGATAGAACACGCAAGAAACTCAAATtattcatcaacaacaacaacctcATTTGGAACTGTCATTGATGTTTCCTTCACAGGTAGATTCGTTGGATGTAATTAATATATCTATGTACCAAATGTCGCATAATTAACACCTGCTTAGTCCTTGATGTCATAAACCTTATTAGACTGTTTCGCTTCAAATGACATATTCATTAATTTCAAACTTATAAAGAGTAATAAAATCGTGATCTTGACATGCATTgatgtttataatgtatatgcatacatacattatatatatataatctttgAAGCAGTCATACACGTGTCTTTcggttaaatatatattttattgaatGTCAACTTAATTGGTTTAGTTAGACTTTCTCAAATGTCAACGCAATATTAATACGTGGAAAATTGAGATATATATGCGCTGAATTGGACCCTTGAAGGGTTTGAAGGGATCGTTTACTGTTCCGTCGGTATTTTAAACCCGTTcacgtatttaattgacatgTGGCATTGGTCAAAGTCAACTTCAGGTATTTAACAGTTTATAGATGCATCTAACAGTTTATAGATGCACGATTTTTGGTCCCCGTTTTTTCACATGGACGGGACCAATAAAAATCTCGGGTTTGAAGGGTTCGAATAGGTAAAATGTCAATTGCACCCACCGGCTTGGTTACTAATTAGGGCAAATAATTGGTTGATTAAGTTGACTGGAAATTAAATTCTTTagttgaaaaaatatttaatgctCATACGTATTTGAAATGACGGAGTAATTTTGTTGGCAGATTTATTGAATCTTGTAATACGTTGTGGTGATGACCTCCATATGTCCTAATCCCCAATTTTCCAAAACCCAATTGTTCTTGtcaagttcaaacttcaaagtattGATATTTAACGCAGAACGGAAATTATCAAGTATGAAatagtcaaaaagaaaaaaaaaaagcacataaTACCATGAAAATGtagaattattttatttcaaaattactAAATTTACGACTCACAatcttatttaaacaaaaatgagaaaaccctaaaaatcaataaatatgcCAAAATTGTAAAATCATGTTTGGCCCACAAATCAATACTAATGATAATCGGAATAATCTAGAATGGATGAAATGAGATTCAGACTTCCAAATGAAAAGATATAAAATAAACGAATAATCCTAATATGAAAAAACACTAATATGGAGGCCTAAACAATGGAATCTGACCAAAAAGTAATGGGGTCAGTATCACTGGTTCAGTGTGAATTGAAGTTTTGAGTCAGCCCACCAAGTTTTAAGCGATTACAAGCTAGATTTAAGATTTTGATTAGACAATTTTAAAATTCGGGTGATCCAAATGGTGCATAAATCTTTCTTCTTGGTATTACTTTTTAGAATCCCATTTCAAATTAATCGGCTTGGTATTACTTTTTAGTTAAACTTTGAAGTAATTTTTTACCATTCAAAGTAAACTAAATTCTTTATTATTAAGATTAAATGTCACCACAATGTGACGGACtgttttgtcatttttgaaaGAACAGAAAcaattcctcttttttcttcttctttttttcccctaaacTTGTGACTCAATATTTCAATAATATATGAATCCCTCACTGTCGAGTCTCTTCATATAATAATAGctggaaataaagaaaaagataagTCCTTAGAAAAATATGTAAGAAATTCCATTAATAATACCACTATAGATTCAATACAACCTATATGATCCTTGAAGATTAACAAAGCCTctacatatataattactaattagtatTGCcgtaaaagaaaaggtaaattttttttttaatttcatttatatatgaatCACTTTATGAATACAATTTTCTACTCTCCAAGAAATCCTTATGCTTGGGCTCGCGAGTTGAGATGTATTCAAGAAAAGTAGCAAAATTTGTGTCCTTATAACGCCTTGGATTTTCTTCATCGATGAGTCTTGGCCACGGCTTGACCATGGACATCAAAGAAAGACTATGCAGCGAAGCCACGGAGACACGATATGCTGTGGAATTCACTAGCACTCTGTGTAAAACACTCTTGTACCTTCCATTGCTAAAAATCTGGAATTTAAATAAGCAATTAATCAGCTTTTGAATATATGAATTAACGAAAATGCTAAAGATCGATCTTAAtgttttttgtcccaactatctCAAATACTGAGATGGACGCACTTGATTCATGTGAACTGATGAGTCATGTGcgttcatctcaacatttgagaaTTAATGACGACATGTTCCGGGACTAGTTATTACTGGATATTTACCTCAAGATGGTCGCCAACGTTGATGACGAAAGCGTTAGGGATAGGTTCAACAGTGAGCCATTTCTGGTTGTGTTGTATTTGCAAGCCCTCGACCTCGTCCTGGAGTAGGAGGGTGAGGAATCCATAGTCCGAATGGGGAGGCATTCCGAGTGTGAGATCGGGTTCGGGGCATGGAGGGTAGCAGTTGACTACCATTAGCTGGCTCCCATCTTCGAATTCTTCCAAAATAACCTCATTCTCTTTTGTCTTATCCTCCTCAGTGGTTCCCAACAGTCCTTCCAAGATGGCCTCCATTATCATTAAAAACAAatgtttggtttcttttgcGTAGGTTGCCGCCAATCCCCTGTTCAACAATTGAAAAACAGCTAAGTCTAgtgataaaatattatttattatttatataagcTAGGACTCATACAGCACACGAATTCACTTAAATTCTGTGCGTTTAATTATGCGACTGCAATTGGAATAACAATAGTTAGATCTTTTATCCTTTTTGCTTGTTACTTACCTGAAGTCTATGGGAGAAGAAGGCCAATGAACATCTGATGAAGAATTAGACATTACTTTCAAGAAATCTCTCCAGCAAAACACCTTATCCTTGCTCTGGTTAAAGCTAGTCCCATACCGGACCGGGGCACGCATATCCGAGGACATATACTTCGATCTTTCCTCAAATGGGAGCTCGAAAAACCTTCTTGATACATCAATCATGTTGTTTATAACATCCATTGGAATCCCATGATTCACCAACTGAATTCAAATCGAATTATATATTAGTCGATGATTATAATTAAATCTCTGAAATTTGGTCTGGTTGCATGTATAAAGTACCTGGAAAAAGCCGTACTGTTCACAGGCATCCGCTAGAGACTTAACGGCTTGAGAACGGTTCAACCCTTTCAATTCCGAGAAATCAATTACGGGCAGCTTGAGATTATGGTGCTTGGCCGAGCTCCGGCCGTCGGAAATCGAGCTTGGTCGTTCAGGGACAGGCAATATGTACTTGTAAGGAACTTTGGTAATGCCATTATCACAGAGTTGCTTCACTCCCTTGTGGTATAATTGGCTTTCAAGCTGACCATCACTTGGCTTGCAACTGCTGGTTGTCATTGCATTTGCCATTGCAGGTGACATTTTGTCTCAACTACCTGTCCAGAGATCATTGATTTGAGAAGAGTGAAGAGAAAAACAGAAAGAATGCAACTTTAATTAAAGACTTTCAATTTGCTTTGCTTCACTTACCTTTTAAAATCAAAGTAGGCTTCAAACAGATAAAAGAGTTTTGAAGTGTGCGGATATAGAGAGAAGGGTTTGGTGGTATATATAGGACTAGGAGGGAATGTACAGTGGCAAGTTTTGGGAAACAGGCTGTGGTATTTTGATCAAGAGACGACTGACTGGTTCTCTGTCAATAACAAAAACCGTTGACAAAACTGTCCATGAAAAGAAAAGGTCAGAAGAAGCAGACCGCGAGGTGGCATTGTAGGGATATGTCTACTATATTCTTTTGTTCGAAAAGATTTCAATATATTACCTATTTTGTCCttgttttctacttttcttgGCCCTACTATTGATGGACGTTGAAGCCATccgaaaaatgataaatatcttaGATATGTGTtaatatctcagttatctcaactcTTGAGACGTAAGACCAGTGGTGTATCTAAGTCTTTCGAGGC
The window above is part of the Tripterygium wilfordii isolate XIE 37 chromosome 3, ASM1340144v1, whole genome shotgun sequence genome. Proteins encoded here:
- the LOC119986893 gene encoding protein DMR6-LIKE OXYGENASE 1; amino-acid sequence: MSPAMANAMTTSSCKPSDGQLESQLYHKGVKQLCDNGITKVPYKYILPVPERPSSISDGRSSAKHHNLKLPVIDFSELKGLNRSQAVKSLADACEQYGFFQLVNHGIPMDVINNMIDVSRRFFELPFEERSKYMSSDMRAPVRYGTSFNQSKDKVFCWRDFLKVMSNSSSDVHWPSSPIDFRGLAATYAKETKHLFLMIMEAILEGLLGTTEEDKTKENEVILEEFEDGSQLMVVNCYPPCPEPDLTLGMPPHSDYGFLTLLLQDEVEGLQIQHNQKWLTVEPIPNAFVINVGDHLEIFSNGRYKSVLHRVLVNSTAYRVSVASLHSLSLMSMVKPWPRLIDEENPRRYKDTNFATFLEYISTREPKHKDFLESRKLYS